In a single window of the Drosophila albomicans strain 15112-1751.03 chromosome 3, ASM965048v2, whole genome shotgun sequence genome:
- the LOC117568982 gene encoding spectrin alpha chain isoform X3, with the protein MENFTPKEVKILETVEDIQERREQVLSRYNEFKIETRQKREKLEDSRRFQYFKRDADELESWIHEKLQAASEESYRDPTNLQAKIQKHQAFEAEVSAHSNAIVSLDNTGQEMINQQHFASETIQRRLDELHQLWELLLSRLAEKGLKLQQALVLVQFLRQCEEVMFWIKDKETFVTADEFGQDLEHVEVLQRKFDEFQKDMASQEYRVTEVNQLADKLIQDGHPERDTITKRKEELNEAWQRLKQLAIVRQEKLFGAHEIQRFNRDADETVAWIAEKDVVLSSDDYGRDLASVQALQRKHEGVERDLAALEDKVSTLGAEAQRLCSIHADHSDQIRDKQAEIANYWQSLTAKARERKQKLDESYYLHRFLADFRDLVSWINGMKAIISADELAKDVAGAEALLERHQEHKGEIDAREDSFKLTTESGQKLLEREHYAAAEIQEKLAALENDKSSLLSLWEDRRILYEQCMDLQLFYRDTEQADTWMAKQEAFLANEDLGDSLDSVEALIKKHEDFEKSLAAQEEKIKALDIFATKLIDGQHYAADDVAQRRQMLLARRAALQEKSAKRRQLLEDSNRYQQFERDCDETKGWISEKLKFATDDSYLDPTNLNGKMQKHQNFEHELNANKSRIEDITNVGSELIEKKHYAADQINTRMQEIVVLWETLVQASDKKGTKLNEACQQQQFNRTIEDIELWLSEIEGQLLSEDHGKDLTSVQNLQKKHALLEADVMAHQDRIESINVAANKFIESGHFDADNIRNKEGNLSARYAALAAPMGERKQHLLDSLQVQQLFRDLEDEAAWIREKEPIAASTNRGRDLIGVQNLIKKHQAVLAEINNHEARLLNVISSGENMLKDQPFASDDIRQRLEALQEQWNTLKDKSNQRKQDLDDSLQAHQYFADANEAESWMREKEPIATGSDYGKDEDSSEALLKKHEALVSDLEAFGNTIQALQEQAKNCRQQETPVVDITGKECVVALYDYTEKSPREVSMKKGDVLTLLNSNNKDWWKVEVNDRQGFVPAAYIKKIEAGLSASQQNLVDNHSIAKRQNQINSQYDNLLALARERQNKLNETVKAYVLVREAADLAQWIRDKENHAQIADVVGEDLEEVEVLQKKFDDFNDDLKANEVRLANMNEIAVQLTSLGQTEAALKIQTQMQDLNEKWNNLQTLTAEKASQLGSAHEVQRFHRDIDETKDWIAEKANALNNDDLGKDLRSVQTLQRKHEGVERDLAALRDKIRQLDETANRLMQSHPDTAEQTYAKQKEINEMWDQIITKSTARKEKLLDSYDLQRFLSDYRDLLAWINSMMSLVTSDELANDVTGAEALIERHQEHRTEIDARAGTFGAFEQFGNELLQANHYASPEIKEKIEDLAKAREDLEKAWTERRLQLEQNLDLQLYMRDCELAETWMSAREAFLNADDDANAGGNVEALIKKHEDFDKAINGHEQKIAALQTVADQLIAQNHYASNLVDDKRKQVLERWRHLKEGLIEKRSRLGDEQTLQQFSRDADEIENWIAEKLQLATEESYKDPANIQSKHQKHQAFEAELAANADRIQSVLAMGGNLIDKKQCSGSEDAVQKRLTQIADQWEYLTHKTTEKSLKLKEANKQRTYIAAVKDLDFWLGEVESLLTTEDSGKDLASVQNLMKKHQLVEADIVAHEDRIKDMNNQADSLVESGQFDTAGIQEKRQSINERYERICNLAAHRQARLNEALTLHQFFRDIADEESWIKEKKLLVGSDDYGRDLTGVQNLKKKHKRLEAELASHEPAIQAVQEAGEKLMDVSNLGVPEIEQRLKALNQAWAELKNLAATRGQKLDESLTYQQFLAQVEEEEAWITEKQQLLSVEDYGDSMAAVQGLLKKHDAFETDFAAHKDRCSLICEQGSDLVEAKNHHGDSIAQRCQQLRNKLENLNALAARRKGALLDNSAYLQFMWKADVVESWIDDKENYVRSDEYGRDLSTVQTLLTKQETFDAGLNAFEQEGIHNISALKDQLINANHAQSPAILKRHGDVIARWQKLRDASDTRKQRLLAMQEQFRQIEELYLTFAKKASAFNSWFENAEEDLTDPVRCNSIEEIRALRDAHAQFQASLSSAEADFKALAALDQKIKSFNVGPNPYTWFTMEALEETWRNLQKIIEERDGELAKEAKRQEENDKLRKEFAKHANLFHQWLTETRYYMLGYNRQGTSMMEGSGSLEQQLEALRVKATEVRARRVDLKKIEELGALLEEHLILDNRYTEHSTVGLAQQWDQLDQLSMRMQHNLEQQIQARNHSGVSEDSLKEFSMMFKHFDKDKSGKLNHQEFKSCLRALGYDLPMVEEGQPDPEFEAILDVVDPNRDGYVSLQEYIAFMISKETENVQSYEEIENAFRAITAADRPYVTKEELYCNLTKDMADYCVQRMKPFSEPRSGQPIKDALDYIDFTRTLFQN; encoded by the exons ATGGAGAACTTCACACCGAAAGAGGTGAAAATCCTCGAGACCGTCGAGGACATACAGGAGCGTCGTGAGCAGGTGCTCTCCCGCTACAATGAGTTCAAAATCGAGACACGTCAGAAGCGCGAGAAACTGGAGGACTCGCGTCGCTTTCAATACTTTAAGCGCGATGCCGATGAGTTGGAGTCGTGGATACACGAGAAACTACAGGCAGCCAGCGAGGAAAGCTATCGCGATCCCACCAATCTGCAAGCCAAGATCCAGAAGCACCAGGCCTTCGAGGCTGAGGTCTCGGCGCATAGCAATGCCATCGTATCGCTGGACAACACCGGCCAGGAGATGATCAACCAGCAGCACTTTGCTTCGGAGACGATTCAGCGTCGCCTCGATGAACTGCATCAGCTGTGGGAGCTTCTGTTGAGCCGTCTGGCTGAGAAGGGACTGAAACTACAGCAGGCTCTGGTCTTGGTGCAATTCTTGCGTCAATGCGAGGAGGTCATGTTCTGGATTAAGGACAAGGAGACCTTTGTCACCGCTGATGAGTTTGGTCAGGATCTGGAGCATGTTGAGGTGTTGCAACGCAAATTCGATGAGTTCCAAAAGGATATGGCCTCGCAAGAGTACCGTGTGACTGAAGTCAATCAGCTGGCCGACAAACTGATTCAAGACGGACATCCCGAGCGCGATACGATCACCAAGCGCAAGGAGGAGCTAAACGAGGCCTGGCAGCGTCTGAAGCAGCTGGCTATCGTGCGTCAGGAGAAACTCTTTGGTGCCCATGAGATTCAGCGTTTCAATCGCGATGCTGACGAAACTGTTGCCTGGATTGCCGAGAAGGATGTCGTGCTCTCCTCCGATGACTATGGTCGTGATCTGGCCAGCGTGCAGGCGCTACAGCGCAAGCATGAAGGTGTCGAGCGTGATTTGGCCGCTCTGGAGGATAAGGTGTCCACCCTGGGTGCTGAGGCACAGCGTCTGTGCTCCATTCATGCCGATCACAGCGATCAGATTCGCGACAAACAGGCGGAGATTGCCAACTACTGGCAGAGTCTCACTGCCAAGGCACGCGAGCGCAAACAGAAGCTCGATGAATCGTACTATCTGCATCGTTTCCTTGCCGACTTCCGTGATCTGGTGTCGTGGATCAATGGCATGAAGGCCATCATTTCGGCCGATGAGCTGGCCAAGGATGTGGCTGGTGCTGAGGCATTGCTGGAACGTCATCAGGAACACAAGGGTGAGATTGATGCACGTGAGGATAGCTTCAAGCTGACCACCGAATCCGGCCAGAAGCTGCTGGAGCGTGAGCATTATGCTGCCGCCGAGATCCAGGAGAAGCTGGCTGCACTCGAGAACGACAAGAGctcgttgctgtcgctgtggGAGGATCGTCGCATCCTCTACGAGCAGTGCATGGATCTGCAGCTGTTCTATCGCGATACCGAGCAGGCAGATACCTGGATGGCCAAGCAGGAGGCTTTCCTGGCCAACGAGGATCTTGGTGACTCGCTCGACTCTGTGGAGGCACTGATCAAGAAGCACGAGGACTTTGAGAAGAGTCTGGCTGCCCAGGAGGAGAAGATCAAGGCTCTGGACATCTTTGCCACCAAGCTGATCGATGGCCAGCACTATGCTGCCGATGATGTGGCCCAGCGTCGCCAGATGCTGCTCGCTCGTCGTGCCGCCCTTCAAGAGAAGTCTGCGAAGCGTCGCCAGTTGCTGGAGGACTCGAATCGCTATCAGCAATTCGAACGCGATTGCGATGAGACCAAGGGCTGGATTAGCGAGAAGTTGAAGTTCGCCACCGATGACAGCTACTTGGATCCCACTAACCTCAATggtaaaatgcaaaagcatCAGAACTTTGAGCATGAGTTGAATGCCAACAAGTCCCGTATCGAGGATATCACCAATGTCGGTAGCGAACTGATCGAGAAGAAGCATTATGCTGCTGATCAGATCAATACACGAATGCAGGAGATCGTGGTGCTGTGGGAGACACTCGTCCAGGCTTCCGACAAGAAAGGAACGAAGCTGAACGAGGcttgtcagcagcagcaattcaaTCGCACCATCGAAGACATTGAGCTGTGGCTGAGCGAGATCGAGGGTCAGTTGCTGTCCGAGGATCATGGCAAGGATCTGACATCGGTGCAGAATCTGCAGAAGAAGCATGCTTTGCTGGAGGCCGATGTGATGGCCCATCAGGATCGCATTGAAAGCATCAATGTGGCCGCGAACAAGTTCATCGAATCGGGCCACTTTGATGCCGATAACATCCGCAACAAGGAGGGCAATCTGTCGGCACGCTACGCCGCCCTGGCCGCGCCCATGGGCGAGCGTAAGCAGCATCTGTTGGACTCGCTGCAGGTGCAGCAACTGTTCCGCGACCTCGAGGACGAGGCCGCCTGGATACGCGAAAAGGAGCCCATTGCCGCCTCCACGAATCGCGGTCGCGATTTGATCGGTGTGCAGAATCTGATCAAGAAACACCAAGCTGTGCTCGCCGAGATCAACAACCACGAGGCACGTCTGCTTAATGTGATTAGCTCTGGCGAAAATATGCTCAAGGATCAGCCATTTGCCAGCGATGACATTCGTCAACGTCTCGAAGCGTTGCAGGAGCAATGGAACACCCTGAAGGACAAGTCGAACCAGCGCAAGCAGGATTTGGATGACTCGCTGCAAGCCCATCAATACTTTGCCGATGCCAACGAAGCCGAGTCGTGGATGCGTGAGAAGGAACCAATTGCCACCGGCAGCGACTACGGCAAGGACGAAGACTCCTCGGAGGCACTGCTGAAGAAGCATGAGGCACTTGTCTCTGATCTGGAAGCCTTTGGCAATACCATTCAGGCATTGCAGGAGCAGGCCAAGAACTGCCGTCAGCAGGAAACACCTGTGGTCGATATCACCGGCAAGGAGTGTGTGGTCGCTTTGTACGATTACACCGAGAAGTCGCCGCGTGAGGTGTCTATGAAGAAGGGTGATGTGCTGACGCTGCTCAACTCCAATAACAAGGACTGGTGGAAGGTGGAGGTCAACGATCGTCAGGGCTTTGTGCCCGCCGCCTACATCAAGAAGATCGAGGCCGGTTTGAGTGCATCCCAGCAGAACCTCGTGGACAATCATTCGATTGCCAAGCGTCAGAATCAAATCAACTCGCAGTACGATAATCTGCTCGCTTTGGCGCGTGAGCGTCAGAACAAGCTGAACGAGACCGTCAAGGCGTATGTGCTGGTCCGTGAAGCAGCCGATTTGGCTCAATGGATCCGTGACAAGGAGAATCATGCCCAGATCGCTGATGTGGTCGGTGAGGATCTCGAGGAAGTCGAGGTGCTGCAGAAGAAGTTCGACGATTTCAACGACGATCTGAAGGCTAACGAGGTGCGTTTGGCCAACATGAATGAGATTGCCGTGCAGTTGACTTCGTTGGGTCAAACTGAGGCTGCTCTCAAGATTCAGACTCAGATGCAGGACTTGAACGAGAAGTGGAACAATTTGCAGACGTTGACCGCCGAGAAGGCCAGCCAATTGGGCTCTGCTCATGAGGTGCAGCGTTTCCATCGTGACATCGATGAGACCAAGGACTGGATTGCCGAGAAGGCAAATGCCTTGAATAACGATGACCTGGGCAAGGATCTGCGCAGTGTGCAAACCCTGCAGCGCAAGCACGAGGGTGTCGAACGTGATTTGGCCGCTTTGCGCGATAAGATTCGTCAGTTGGATGAGACTGCCAACCGTTTGATGCAATCGCATCCGGATACCGCCGAGCAGACGTATGCCAAGCAGAAGGAGATCAACGAGATGTGGGATCAGATCATCACCAAGTCTACCGCCCGCAAGGAAAAGCTGCTCGACTCGTACGATCTGCAGCGCTTCCTCAGCGACTATCGCGATCTGTTGGCCTGGATCAACTCAATGATGAGTTTGGTCACCTCCGACGAGCTGGCTAATGATGTCACAGGTGCCGAGGCGCTCATCGAACGTCATCAG GAACATCGCACTGAGATCGATGCTCGTGCTGGCACCTTTGGCGCTTTTGAGCAGTTCGGCAACGAGCTGCTGCAGGCCAATCATTATGCTTCGCCTGAGATCAAGGAGAAAATCGAGGATCTGGCCAAGGCACGTGAGGATCTGGAGAAGGCCTGGACCGAGCGTCGTCTGCAGCTGGAGCAGAACCTTGATCTGCAGCTGTACATGCGCGACTGTGAGCTCGCCGAGACCTGGATGTCGGCTCGCGAGGCTTTCCTCAATGCCGATGACGATGCCAATGCCGGTGGCAATGTGGAGGCTTTGATCAAGAAGCACGAGGACTTCGACAAGGCCATTAATGGACATGAGCAGAAGATTGCCGCATTGCAAACTGTGGCCGATCAGTTGATTGCCCAGAATCATTATGCCTCCAATTTGGTCGATGATAAGCGCAAGCAGGTGCTCGAGCGTTGGCGTCACCTCAAGGAGGGATTGATCGAGAAGCGTTCGCGTCTGGGTGATGAGCAGACGCTGCAGCAATTCTCACGCGATGCCGATGAGATTGAGAACTGGATCGCCGAGAAATTGCAGCTGGCCACTGAGGAGAGTTACAAGGATCCGGCCAACATCCAATCGAAGCATCAAAAACATCAGGCCTTTGAAGCTGAGTTGGCAGCAAATGCCGATCGCATTCAGAGCGTGCTGGCGATGGGCGGTAATTTGATTGATAAGAAGCAGTGCAGCGGCTCGGAGGATGCGGTGCAGAAGCGTCTCACGCAGATCGCTGATCAGTGGGAGTATCTGACGCATAAGACGACTGAGAAGTCGCTGAAATTGAAGGAGGCCAACAAGCAGAGGACTTATATTGCCGCTGTCAAGGATTTGGACTTCTGGTTGGGCGAGGTCGAGAGTTTGTTGACCACTGAGGATTCTGGTAAGGATTTGGCGTCTGTCCAAAACCTCATGAAGAAGCATCAGTTGGTCGAAGCGGATATCGTGGCGCACGAAGACCGCATCAAGGACATGAACAACCAGGCCGATTCCTTGGTCGAGAGCGGTCAATTCGATACTGCTGGCATCCAGGAGAAGCGTCAAAGCATCAACGAGCGTTACGAGCGCATCTGCAATCTGGCTGCCCATCGTCAGGCCCGTCTCAACGAGGCCCTGACCCTCCATCAATTCTTCCGCGACATTGCCGACGAGGAGAGCTGGATCAAAGAGAAGAAACTGCTCGTCGGTTCCGATGATTACGGTCGCGATTTGACCGGTGTGCAGAACctgaagaagaagcacaagCGTCTCGAAGCCGAGCTGGCTTCCCACGAGCCGGCCATTCAGGCCGTCCAGGAGGCTGGCGAGAAGCTCATGGATGTGTCCAATTTGGGTGTGCCCGAAATTGAGCAGCGTCTGAAGGCCCTCAATCAGGCCTGGGCTGAGCTTAAGAATTTGGCTGCCACACGTGGGCAGAAGCTGGATGAATCGCTGACCTATCAGCAGTTCTTGGCCCAGGTGGAGGAAGAGGAGGCCTGGATTACCGAGAAGCAGCAGTTGCTCTCCGTGGAGGATTATGGCGATTCGATGGCTGCCGTTCAGGGTCTGCTGAAGAAGCACGATGCCTTCGAGACGGACTTTGCCGCGCACAAGGATCGCTGCTCGCTGATCTGTGAACAGGGCAGCGATCTGGTTGAGGCCAAGAATCATCATGGCGATTCGATTGCTCAGCGTTGCCAACAACTGCGCAACAAGCTGGAGAACTTGAACGCTTTGGCTGCTCGTCGCAAGGGCGCATTGCTCGATAACTCGGCGTATCTGCAGTTCATGTGGAAGGCCGATGTTGTGGAGAGCTGGATCGATGACAAGGAGAACTATGTGCGCTCCGACGAATACGGACGTGATTTGTCCACTGTGCAAACGCTCTTGACCAAGCAGGAGACATTCGATGCAG GTCTCAATGCCTTTGAACAGGAGGGCATACACAACATTAGTGCTCTGAAGGATCAATTGATCAATGCGAATCACGCCCAATCGCCGGCGATCTTGAAACGTCACGGCGATGTCATCGCCCGTTGGCAGAAATTGCGCGACGCGTCGGATACGCGTAAACAGCGTTTACTGGCCATGCAGGAGCAATTCCGCCAAATCGAGGAACTCTACTTGACATTTGCCAAGAAAGCTTCGGCCTTCAATTCTTGGTTCGAAAATGCCGAAGAGGATCTCACAGATCCTGTTCGCTGCAATTCGATCGAAGAAATACGCGCGTTGCGTGACGCCCACGCACAATTCCAAGCGTCCCTTTCATCGGCCGAAGCTGACTTTAAGGCATTGGCAGCACTCGACCAGAAGATCAAGAGCTTTAATGTTGGACCGAACCCATACACATGGTTCACCATGGAAGCTCTTGAGGAGACCTGGCGTAATCTGCAAAAGATCATAGAGGAACGCGATGGCGAACTTGCCAAGGAGGCCAAGCGTCAGGAGGAGAACGATAAGCTTCGTAAGGAGTTCGCCAAGCACGCCAATCTCTTCCATCAATGGCTCACCGAAACGAG ATATTATATGCTGGGTTATAATCGTCAAGG AACATCAATGATGGAAGGCTCCGGATCATTGGAACAACAATTGGAAGCACTGCGTGTCAAGGCCACCGAGGTGCGTGCTCGTCGTGTGGATCTGAAGAAGATCGAGGAACTTGGTGCACTGCTTGAGGAACATTTGATTTTGGACAACCGCTACACGGAACACTCGACTGTTGGACTCGCACAGCAATGGGATCAATTGGATCAACTCTCGATGCGTATGCAGCACAATTTGGAACAACAGATACAGGCGCGTAATCATTCGGGTGTCTCGGAAGATTCACTGAAGGAGTTCTCGATGATGTTCAAGCATTTCGACAAGGACAAGAGCGGAAAACTCAACCACCAGGAATTCAAATCATGTCTGCGCGCTCTTGGCTACGATCTGCCCATGGTTGAGGAGGGACAACCCGATCCAGAATTTGAGGCTATACTCGATGTTGTTGACCCCAACCGCGATGGCTATGTTTCCCTGCAGGAGTACATTGCATTCATGATTTCCAAGGAAACCGAAAACGTGCAATCCTACGAAGAAATCGAGAATGCCTTCCGCGCCATCACTGCCGCCGACCGCCCCTACGTTACCAAGGAGGAGCTCTACTGC AACCTCACCAAGGACATGGCGGACTATTGTGTGCAGCGTATGAAACCATTCTCGGAACCGCGCTCTGGCCAGCCCATTAAAGATGCTTTAGATTACATAGATTTCACGCGAACGCTATTCCAGAATTAG